In the genome of Candidatus Saccharibacteria bacterium, one region contains:
- the secG gene encoding preprotein translocase subunit SecG, with the protein MNIYNYISLVSVVILIALILVQTRGASLGAGFGGAGSGEINMTRRGTDMTLHQITIFVAFVFASSLIMHLVA; encoded by the coding sequence ATGAATATATATAACTACATAAGTCTAGTCTCAGTTGTGATTCTCATCGCATTGATTCTTGTGCAGACTCGCGGGGCGAGCCTTGGTGCAGGGTTTGGCGGTGCCGGGAGTGGGGAAATTAACATGACAAGACGCGGAACTGACATGACGCTTCACCAAATAACAATTTTTGTTGCTTTTGTGTTTGCGTCGTCTCTTATTATGCATCTCGTCGCTTAG
- a CDS encoding peptide ABC transporter substrate-binding protein, translating into MIDRATKLRLRRKIRRSRRHVEDIGVQAEEHLERHLIRRLGRLYRVRRFVAGWLLLFVLMIGVVIAQVRALSPYYQQTVPTVGGSYTEGVLGAFTNANPLYATGGFDGAVSQLVFSGLLKYDQNNQLTGDLAESWELDESEQSYTVVLKDNLKWQDGEDVTAEDVEFTYQLIQNPDTRSPLFASWQHVELEIQDERTVTFTLPNVLSSFPHSMTNGIVPKHILATVEPSQMRGHAFNTVNPIGSGPFKFDIIEVSGRTPEEREERIRLVPHEQYHDGMPKLQTLTLRAFRSEERLLNSFEEREINAMVGLRTVPDTLAEKIDATEHSIPFTGQIATFFNNNHKYLKNRQVRQALVRAVDTNALIQGLGYPVIGADSPFLREHFAYDPSVTQLNHDKARANKLLSEAGWKRGDDGIRVKDGERLSFRLHAQNSSEFTYVTQTLQTEWRDIGVEVEVHQPSDNEFQSLMALHNYDALLYGISIGVDPDVFAYWHSSQADPRSDTRLNLSEYSSEVADVALEGGRTRIDETLRNAKYEPFLEAWRRDAPALMLYQPRFLYVVRGNLHNFDQKIVNTTSDRYSNVHNWMTRTTKVNK; encoded by the coding sequence GTGATAGATAGAGCAACCAAGCTACGTCTACGTCGCAAGATACGTCGTAGCCGGCGACATGTCGAAGATATAGGCGTTCAAGCCGAAGAGCATCTTGAGCGGCATCTTATTCGCCGACTTGGACGGCTATATCGGGTGCGGCGGTTTGTCGCAGGATGGTTGCTGCTTTTTGTATTGATGATAGGTGTAGTTATCGCGCAGGTTCGAGCGTTAAGTCCTTATTATCAACAGACGGTTCCTACAGTTGGTGGCAGCTACACAGAAGGTGTATTAGGAGCCTTTACTAATGCTAATCCATTGTATGCAACTGGGGGTTTTGATGGCGCGGTATCGCAATTGGTGTTTTCCGGTCTACTTAAATACGATCAAAATAATCAACTAACCGGCGACCTGGCTGAAAGCTGGGAACTTGATGAATCAGAACAGAGCTACACCGTTGTGTTGAAAGATAATCTAAAGTGGCAAGACGGAGAAGATGTAACTGCAGAGGATGTTGAGTTTACTTATCAATTGATACAAAATCCCGATACAAGGTCACCACTGTTTGCGAGCTGGCAGCATGTTGAACTGGAAATTCAAGATGAGCGGACTGTTACCTTTACACTTCCTAATGTGCTAAGCTCATTCCCGCATTCTATGACAAACGGTATCGTACCCAAACACATTCTGGCTACAGTCGAACCGTCACAGATGCGCGGACATGCTTTTAATACGGTGAATCCGATCGGTTCGGGTCCATTCAAATTTGACATCATAGAAGTGAGCGGTCGAACCCCAGAAGAGCGGGAAGAGCGGATCCGTCTTGTCCCGCATGAGCAGTATCATGATGGCATGCCAAAGCTCCAAACCTTGACACTTAGAGCCTTCCGCAGTGAAGAACGGTTATTGAATAGTTTTGAAGAACGCGAGATAAACGCAATGGTTGGTCTGCGTACGGTACCAGATACGCTAGCTGAAAAAATCGATGCCACCGAGCACTCTATTCCTTTTACTGGACAGATTGCCACGTTTTTTAATAATAATCACAAGTACCTGAAAAATAGACAGGTTCGCCAAGCTTTAGTGCGAGCAGTCGACACCAATGCCTTGATTCAGGGCTTAGGTTACCCGGTTATTGGGGCTGATTCACCGTTTTTGCGCGAGCATTTCGCATACGACCCATCTGTTACGCAGCTAAACCACGATAAAGCTCGAGCTAACAAGCTGCTATCGGAAGCCGGCTGGAAACGAGGGGACGACGGTATTAGAGTGAAAGATGGCGAGCGTTTGAGTTTTAGGTTGCACGCTCAAAATAGCAGCGAGTTCACCTATGTAACCCAAACCCTGCAAACCGAATGGCGCGATATCGGAGTTGAGGTGGAAGTTCATCAACCATCAGATAACGAGTTTCAATCACTAATGGCACTTCATAATTATGACGCTTTACTTTACGGCATAAGCATAGGTGTTGACCCGGACGTGTTCGCTTATTGGCACAGCTCGCAGGCAGATCCGCGCTCCGATACCCGGTTAAATTTGAGCGAATATAGTTCCGAAGTAGCTGATGTTGCTTTGGAAGGAGGTCGTACTAGAATAGATGAAACACTGCGAAATGCAAAATACGAGCCGTTCCTGGAGGCATGGCGACGTGATGCACCGGCCTTAATGTTATATCAGCCTAGGTTTTTGTATGTTGTTCGAGGAAATCTGCACAACTTCGATCAAAAGATTGTTAATACAACGAGCGATAGATACAGCAACGTACACAATTGGATGACAAGAACCACTAAAGTAAACAAATAG
- a CDS encoding FAD-binding oxidoreductase produces MNKVAHYLQEHLSGEVVTSADARKHFATDSSVFTVTPSIIIYPRNEQDIRKTTRFTWQLAERGRVIPITARGLGTDQSGAALGSGIMTVFPAHMNRILELDGKTGSVTVEPGINYGKLQQTLHTHGRFLPPFPASMEYSTVGGAIANNAGGEKSVKYGCTRDFTKSLRVVLANGEVIETKRLSKRELNKKLGLASFEGEIYRNLDTLIEENQEALNSAKLTVSKNAAGYALNEVKRKDGSFDLTPLIVGSQGTLGIVTEAVLETEAHNPNTTLIAALFDDVQVAEQAIQDLRNLSEIPSAIEIVDENLLNFLQEHNPNQLKGVLEPPFTKLVALIEFDNLSERTQKRMTKKTTKLLKRYQVEYRIETDTHKKDELWKIRHSAASVAWHDQGSTRALPIIDDGVVPIDKFQQYLDNVYEMFKRYNLQPAVWGHAGNGNLRMQPFLDLSQVGDRQKAFKLIDDYYRMVISLGGSTSGDHSDGRLRAPYLQEMYGQEVYALFQKTKQIFDPYGTLNPGVKINVELNDIKPLLRHEYSMGHLYGHMPRT; encoded by the coding sequence ATGAACAAGGTTGCGCACTATCTTCAGGAACATCTTAGTGGTGAAGTGGTAACATCGGCTGATGCTCGCAAACATTTTGCGACGGACAGCAGCGTGTTTACTGTTACGCCGTCAATTATTATTTATCCTCGAAATGAGCAAGATATACGTAAAACCACTCGTTTTACTTGGCAGTTAGCGGAACGAGGCCGAGTTATACCCATAACAGCTCGTGGTCTCGGTACAGATCAATCAGGTGCAGCACTTGGTTCAGGCATAATGACAGTTTTTCCAGCACACATGAACCGGATTCTGGAGCTAGACGGCAAAACCGGCAGTGTGACCGTAGAGCCGGGAATAAATTACGGCAAACTCCAGCAGACTCTGCATACCCACGGACGATTTTTGCCGCCATTTCCGGCCTCCATGGAGTATTCAACCGTTGGTGGTGCCATTGCGAATAATGCCGGCGGGGAAAAGTCAGTCAAATACGGCTGCACAAGGGATTTTACAAAGAGTTTACGGGTTGTGCTAGCAAATGGTGAAGTTATAGAAACCAAACGTCTGAGTAAACGAGAACTCAATAAAAAACTTGGTTTGGCGTCTTTTGAGGGAGAAATCTACAGGAACCTCGACACATTAATTGAGGAGAATCAGGAAGCTCTAAATAGTGCAAAACTAACTGTTTCAAAAAACGCGGCCGGATATGCTCTTAATGAAGTTAAGCGTAAAGATGGCTCTTTTGACTTAACACCGCTTATTGTTGGCTCTCAAGGCACGCTTGGTATTGTTACTGAGGCTGTGTTGGAGACCGAGGCACATAACCCCAATACCACCTTGATTGCCGCTCTTTTTGATGATGTCCAGGTCGCCGAACAGGCAATTCAGGATTTACGCAATCTTTCTGAAATTCCATCAGCCATTGAAATTGTTGACGAAAATTTGCTGAATTTTTTGCAAGAACACAACCCAAATCAACTAAAGGGTGTTTTAGAACCTCCTTTCACTAAGTTGGTTGCCCTTATTGAATTTGACAATCTCAGTGAACGAACTCAGAAGCGTATGACCAAAAAGACCACCAAGTTATTAAAACGCTACCAGGTTGAGTACCGTATAGAAACCGATACACATAAAAAGGACGAGCTCTGGAAAATTCGCCACAGTGCTGCCAGTGTGGCTTGGCACGACCAAGGTTCAACCAGGGCATTGCCCATTATTGATGATGGTGTAGTGCCGATTGATAAGTTCCAGCAATATCTAGACAATGTTTATGAAATGTTCAAGCGCTACAATCTGCAGCCTGCGGTTTGGGGGCACGCCGGAAATGGTAATTTGCGCATGCAGCCATTCTTAGATCTAAGTCAAGTGGGCGATCGCCAAAAAGCCTTTAAGCTGATAGATGACTACTACAGAATGGTGATAAGCCTTGGCGGTAGCACGAGTGGTGACCATAGCGATGGTAGGTTGCGTGCACCATATCTTCAAGAGATGTATGGTCAAGAGGTTTACGCTTTGTTTCAGAAGACCAAACAGATATTTGATCCTTACGGAACATTAAATCCGGGCGTAAAAATAAATGTTGAGCTAAATGATATCAAACCACTACTTAGGCACGAGTATTCTATGGGTCATCTATACGGCCACATGCCACGGACGTAA
- a CDS encoding PH domain-containing protein codes for MNKKYCINCGQHIPGKSKFCPECGAPQHGSEAGAFKAKAPAVALQAAAVAIEDSSTSRSPKKSTKADNYIPKRQLCPRAVLSFYMSYVAKTAIVFGLLAIGLVVEPIYAGLGLAVYLIVLYITAQIVFNSFYYSVDETGFKKTHGVVHKHQVTIPYQQIQNVNISRGLADRILGLSRISIETAGNAAGAKSSVGGTITASEGYLPGISLEDAKELHDVLLENARESQ; via the coding sequence ATGAACAAGAAGTATTGCATAAACTGCGGTCAGCATATACCAGGAAAATCGAAGTTTTGTCCGGAGTGTGGTGCTCCACAGCACGGCAGTGAAGCTGGAGCGTTTAAAGCAAAAGCTCCAGCTGTAGCGTTACAAGCAGCAGCAGTCGCCATAGAGGATTCCTCAACCAGTAGATCTCCTAAAAAATCTACAAAGGCAGACAATTATATACCCAAACGCCAACTCTGCCCCCGTGCTGTATTGTCGTTTTATATGTCTTATGTCGCAAAAACGGCTATTGTGTTTGGGCTACTAGCTATTGGTTTGGTTGTAGAGCCCATTTATGCCGGTCTTGGTTTGGCTGTGTATTTGATAGTGCTTTATATTACTGCCCAGATCGTTTTCAACAGTTTTTATTACTCCGTTGACGAAACGGGTTTCAAGAAAACACACGGCGTTGTTCATAAACATCAGGTGACGATTCCATACCAGCAAATTCAAAACGTTAACATAAGTCGGGGATTAGCAGACAGGATACTCGGGCTTTCCAGGATAAGTATAGAAACTGCTGGTAATGCTGCAGGTGCTAAAAGCAGTGTCGGTGGCACCATAACCGCATCAGAGGGATATCTCCCCGGTATTAGTTTAGAAGATGCCAAAGAGCTCCACGACGTTTTACTTGAAAATGCTCGCGAATCTCAATAG
- a CDS encoding DUF4145 domain-containing protein, translating to MERLKGDWKSLEALSSLRFTCGHCGNRVSSDRGYYAFAGNHSNQTARAYLCHDCNRLTLIDETIKQIPAPMIGRSIKKLPNDIDLLYAEMRRASADGAYSLVVMGGRKLLMHIAVSLGAEEGEKFVQYVSYLETNHFTPPKSSTWVKEIKDMGNESNHELVISTKEDADKIIKFLDLLMTFNYEFADEEDAEETESEETPRA from the coding sequence ATGGAAAGACTAAAAGGAGACTGGAAGAGCCTAGAAGCACTGTCGTCACTAAGATTTACCTGTGGCCACTGTGGTAACAGAGTTTCATCAGATCGAGGTTATTATGCCTTTGCTGGTAACCACAGTAATCAGACGGCAAGAGCATATCTTTGTCACGATTGTAATAGACTGACATTAATAGACGAAACCATTAAACAAATTCCTGCGCCAATGATTGGGCGAAGTATAAAAAAGTTGCCCAACGATATTGATTTGCTTTATGCAGAAATGCGCCGAGCAAGTGCCGATGGGGCTTATTCTCTGGTTGTGATGGGTGGACGTAAGCTATTGATGCATATAGCTGTATCGCTCGGAGCTGAGGAAGGTGAAAAATTCGTTCAGTACGTTAGTTACCTTGAGACTAATCACTTCACACCCCCAAAAAGCAGTACATGGGTTAAAGAAATCAAGGACATGGGCAATGAGTCTAATCACGAACTTGTAATTTCTACTAAGGAAGATGCAGATAAAATCATCAAATTCTTGGATCTATTGATGACATTCAATTATGAGTTTGCAGACGAAGAGGATGCTGAAGAGACAGAATCTGAAGAAACACCCAGAGCATAA